The following nucleotide sequence is from Halobacillus mangrovi.
AATAAATAGACTGATAGCTGCGACGGTTTTCAACGGAACAACCCCTTGCAATCGTTTCCAACAGTGTAACATAGGATTCGTTTTAAGTGATACACTAGAGATAGCAGAGTAGGAAGGAAGGTCAGTCATGTCACTGAAGCAAATGCCGATTCGCTGGAAAATTACAATTCTATCATTTGGGATTGTCCTGTTTTCTGTGGTGATTGGCGGCATTATTATCATAGGAAAAACCATAGAATCTAAAGAAGAATCTCTAGGAGACCACGCATTGATCACAGGCAGGACGGTTGCAAACTTACCGGCTTTAAAAGAGAACCTTACAGAATCGGAAGGTTGGAAACAGATTAATCCTATGGTTGAGAGGATACGGACGATCAACAATTCGGACTACATCGTAGTGTTGAATATGAACCGCGTGCGTTTCTCTCACCCGATTGATGATAAGTTAGGGACTCTATCTTCTGGGAAAGATGAAGGACCTGCTTTTGCTGAACATAGCTATACTTCCAAAGCTGAGGGTGAAATGGGGGTTGCTGTAAGAGCTTTTGTGCCTGTTATGAATGAAGAACATGAGCAAATTGGTGTCGTCATTGTTGGTAATCTTCTTCCTTCCTTTTTAGACGTGTTGAATGACATGAAAAACGAAATTCTTATTGTTCTTTTTTTAACTCTATTGTTTGGCGTGACCGGATCCTGGCTGCTTGCAAGACACATAAAAGAACAAACGTATCGATTGGAGCCTCATGAAATCGTACAGCTTCTTGTGGAAAGAACCGCAACCTTTCAAGCTATGAATGAAGGAGTTGTGGCCATTAATAATGAAGGCAGAATTACGATTATGAATGATAAAGCTAGTAAGATACTGGGAATAGCAGGAGATCAGACGGGACAACAGATTGAAAAAGTGATCCCTGATATAAAATTAGGCGGAGTTCTCAACTCTGGAAAAGCTGTCTACAATAAAGAATTACGGTTAGGAAGTACGCTGGTGATGAGCACTCAAATCCCGGTACGTGTGAACAATGATACAATCGGAGCGGTTGTTATTTTTCAAGATCGGACAGATGTGACTAAACTTGCTGAGGAATTAACTGGAGTTAAAGCTTTTGTAGATGCTTTAAGAGTTCAAAATCATGAACACCTTAACAAATTACATACCATAGCTGGACTGATTCAACTGGATAAAAAGGAGCAAGCCCTAAACTTCGTATTTGAAACCTCTGAAAAGCAGGAGCAGCTATCAAATTTTCTTGTGAAAAACTTGCGAGATTATAGCTTATCCGGCTTATTACTGAGTAAAGTGAGTCGCGGGAAAGAGTTAGGGATAGAAGTCAATATTGACGAACAGAGTGAACTTAAACATTATCCACCCTTAATGGACCACCATGATTTCGTTCTTATCCTGGGAAACTTGATCGAGAATGCCTTTCACTCATTCGAAGATATAGAACGAGATCAAAAATGGATTGATATCTTTCTTGTACAGGATGAAGCCGCTTGCCAGATCTGTGTCGAAGATAATGGAAAAGGAATTCAGGAAGAGAAACAATCCAAAATTTTCGACAGAGGTTTCACGACTAAAGGTGATAATGGCTCAGGGATTGGACTATATTTGGTGAAGAAAATTGTAGATAAAGGGTTAGGAGAGATTGAACTCATTTCTCAACAGAATGAAGGAACTAGTGTTGTTATAACCATTCCTATGATGATCGAGGAGGATAGATATGAGCAACCAACAACCGGTAATTCAAGTACTATTAATTGAAGATGATCCAATGGTTCAAGAAGTAAATCGTCAATTCATAGAAAGAGTTCCAAATTTTCAGGTTGTGGATACGGCCTCTGATGGCAAAGAGGGAGTAAAACTTGCTAACCAGCTTGCTCCAGACTTGATTGTCCTGGATATTTATATGCCTGGCCAAGATGGCATTCATACATTAAAAGAAATTCGCAGCCATGCTTTTGATATTGATGTCA
It contains:
- a CDS encoding ATP-binding protein gives rise to the protein MSLKQMPIRWKITILSFGIVLFSVVIGGIIIIGKTIESKEESLGDHALITGRTVANLPALKENLTESEGWKQINPMVERIRTINNSDYIVVLNMNRVRFSHPIDDKLGTLSSGKDEGPAFAEHSYTSKAEGEMGVAVRAFVPVMNEEHEQIGVVIVGNLLPSFLDVLNDMKNEILIVLFLTLLFGVTGSWLLARHIKEQTYRLEPHEIVQLLVERTATFQAMNEGVVAINNEGRITIMNDKASKILGIAGDQTGQQIEKVIPDIKLGGVLNSGKAVYNKELRLGSTLVMSTQIPVRVNNDTIGAVVIFQDRTDVTKLAEELTGVKAFVDALRVQNHEHLNKLHTIAGLIQLDKKEQALNFVFETSEKQEQLSNFLVKNLRDYSLSGLLLSKVSRGKELGIEVNIDEQSELKHYPPLMDHHDFVLILGNLIENAFHSFEDIERDQKWIDIFLVQDEAACQICVEDNGKGIQEEKQSKIFDRGFTTKGDNGSGIGLYLVKKIVDKGLGEIELISQQNEGTSVVITIPMMIEEDRYEQPTTGNSSTIN